The genomic segment ggagggggagggactCTCCAGGGATTCCTCTACGCACTCGCACTTGGCCCGGAGGCTGCGGCGTGCAGTTGTTCTCCACAGGGAGTGGCGGCGAGGGGGATGGGGCCATCATGAATCCACAGGACATCCGCGACGACCCGGCGCTACCGCAGCCGacggcagaggtggctccggtgctggaggtggaTGCCGATGGCGTTCGTGTGCGTGAGGCAGTGCACCTGTTCCTTAGCCGTCTCATCGACCCCGTTCTCCGTGCAAATTCAAGCCTCTCTGTCCCAGCAACTTCTGCCGGCGATGACATCTCTGGCACGCACGCATCCTTCCACTACGTGGTCACTCAGTTGGAGCGCATCAGCACGTCAACTAGCTGGTCGACGTGCGTGGTTCGCTGGGCAGATTTCCTCCGCTTTGACGAGgacgccgcagcggtgctaGAGTCAGATTTCCAGCGCTTCTCCCCGTTCATTAACGAGGCCCTTCATCAAGTCCTCCTGCAGTACTACGGCGAGGAGTATGCAAACCACGGCAAGTGCTACCCCAGTCTCGTGTTCTCGAACGTGCCGCGGTGTTTGACGATTCGTTCATTGCGGGCGTCGTTGGTAGGACAACTGTGCGCTATCAGGGGTGTTGTGACGCGTACGTCGCAAGTGCGGCCGGAGCTGCTCGTTGGCGTGttccgctgcagcgactgcggcACAGAGAGCCTGCCCATTGAGCAGCAGTTTCACTACACCGAGCCGCCCACCTGCCGCAACACCCAGTGCGAGAACAAGAACAAATTTCAGCTGATTCCAAATCACCCATCCACACGCTTTGGCGACTGGCAGAAGCTGCGCATGCAGGAGGACGCAAACAACATCCCTGCTGGATGCATGCCGCGCACAATGGAGGTGATTGTCCGCGCCGACGCTGTGGAGGTGGCGAAGCCTGGCGACCGCATTCTCGCCATTGGATGCGCCATTGTCGTGCCGGAGGTGGCGAAACTGTTCAACCTGGCCAATCGGcgtgaggtgcagcggcagctgacgGGTGGCCAGCGGGCGCAGCAGGACGCGCAGACGGATATGGAAGGCGCCACCGGGTTGCGCGCGCTCGGCGTACGAGACCTAAACTACCGCATGTGCTTTCTTGCCACCACCATTACGGATGCCACGGGCGACGACCGCAAGATGACGCACGCAGTGAAGGAGGCGACAGATGGGGCGGCGGAACGGGAGGAGGTGACACTCACCCCCGCCGAGCGTCAGCGGGTGTATCAGATGCGTCGGCACGACAGCCTGTTGAAGGCGCTCACGTCCTGCATCGCGCCGAACGTGTTCAAGCACGATGTCGTGAAGCTGGGGCTGCTTCTTCAGATGGTCGGCGGGGTCTCTAAAACGACGATCGAGCGTATTACCCTGCGGGGCGACATTAATGTCTGCATTGTTGGTGACCCGTCCACGGCCAAGTCACAGTTTCTCAAGTGGGTCTCAGCGAATATGCCACGTGGTGTCTACACAAGCGGCAAGGCGTCCACAGCCAGCGGTCtgacggcgacggtgacgcgGGACGCCGACACGGGTGAACGCACAATCGAGGCTGGCGCCCTCATGCTCAGTGACCGCGGGATCTGTTGCATCGACGAGTTTGACAAGATGGAGATGAAGGACCAGGTAGCAATTCACGAGGCCATGGAGCAGCAGACCATCTCCATCGCAAAGGCTGGTATCAAGGCGACGCTGAACGCGAAAACATCGCTGCTGGCTGCGCTGAACCCAATAGGTGGCAAGTACGACCGTCGCCGCCCTCTGCAGAGGAATATCGCCATGACGGCGCCCATCATGTCGCGCTTTGACCTCATGTTTGTCATCGTTGACGACTCTGGTGACGATGCCGACTTTGCCATTGCGAatcagctgctgcgactgcacCGCTTtggtggtgcggcagtgCGTCCGCCCTTCACTACGGAGGACTTCCAGCTGTACCTTCGCTACGCACGTTCACTGACGCCGCGCCTCACACCTGAGGCGTCACAGCTCATCGTGGCCGCTTACCGCGATATGCGGCTGCAGGACTCGCTTTCCAACCGCAGCAAGGTGTACCGCGTGACAACACGTTTGCTGGAGAGCATGATCCGGCTGTCCGAGGCAACTGCGAAGATTTACatgagcgaggaggtgcgtgcTACTCACGTagaggtggcgctggagcTAATGCGGCAGTCCCTCTCTACACTCGATATgacggaggtggagctggtggGCGGCCCCGCCGACGACACTCCTctcgaggagcaggagggcgTCGTCAAGCAAGAGCCAGAGGCCGCGCGTGGCAGCgcgtccgcctcctcactTGTAGCTGGTCATGGTGCCAATAAGGGCcgcgtcggcggtgacggtgcggGTGCAGACGGTCAGGCATGCATCGCTGACGAGCCGACCTCGGCGTCCTcagccgcggctgctgctccccggCGGAAGGTAAGCATCAAGGCTGATCACTACTTTGCTATTGTGAACCGACTTGTGGCGCACCTCAAGTCCCTCGGTGATGACGCCGCCCCGACGCGGCAGGAGTTGGTGACATGGTACCTGGAGCAGGTCAAGACGCTGAATAGGCCGCTGCTAGAGGCAGAGCTGCGGTATGTCAACCTCGTTCTCTCGAAGCTGGTCAAAGAGGGAAAGCTTCTGGAGGTGGACGTGCGTGAGGGAGACCCGCCACGCGTGTATTTGGACCCCAACTTCAACCCCGATGTGACGCAGTGATTCCGTTGGTAGAGGGGAGCTAAAGGGAGTACGAGTGCCACCTCTTTActtcccctctgcctcctcccctagcattgctgctgctgttgctgctgctatgCTATGCTTTGTGCCTGTGCATCTATGCG from the Leishmania panamensis strain MHOM/PA/94/PSC-1 chromosome 28 sequence genome contains:
- a CDS encoding DNA replication licensing factor MCM6, putative (TriTrypDB/GeneDB-style sysID: LpmP.28.2520), translating into MNPQDIRDDPALPQPTAEVAPVLEVDADGVRVREAVHLFLSRLIDPVLRANSSLSVPATSAGDDISGTHASFHYVVTQLERISTSTSWSTCVVRWADFLRFDEDAAAVLESDFQRFSPFINEALHQVLLQYYGEEYANHGKCYPSLVFSNVPRCLTIRSLRASLVGQLCAIRGVVTRTSQVRPELLVGVFRCSDCGTESLPIEQQFHYTEPPTCRNTQCENKNKFQLIPNHPSTRFGDWQKLRMQEDANNIPAGCMPRTMEVIVRADAVEVAKPGDRILAIGCAIVVPEVAKLFNLANRREVQRQLTGGQRAQQDAQTDMEGATGLRALGVRDLNYRMCFLATTITDATGDDRKMTHAVKEATDGAAEREEVTLTPAERQRVYQMRRHDSLLKALTSCIAPNVFKHDVVKLGLLLQMVGGVSKTTIERITLRGDINVCIVGDPSTAKSQFLKWVSANMPRGVYTSGKASTASGLTATVTRDADTGERTIEAGALMLSDRGICCIDEFDKMEMKDQVAIHEAMEQQTISIAKAGIKATLNAKTSLLAALNPIGGKYDRRRPLQRNIAMTAPIMSRFDLMFVIVDDSGDDADFAIANQLLRLHRFGGAAVRPPFTTEDFQLYLRYARSLTPRLTPEASQLIVAAYRDMRLQDSLSNRSKVYRVTTRLLESMIRLSEATAKIYMSEEVRATHVEVALELMRQSLSTLDMTEVELVGGPADDTPLEEQEGVVKQEPEAARGSASASSLVAGHGANKGRVGGDGAGADGQACIADEPTSASSAAAAAPRRKVSIKADHYFAIVNRLVAHLKSLGDDAAPTRQELVTWYLEQVKTLNRPLLEAELRYVNLVLSKLVKEGKLLEVDVREGDPPRVYLDPNFNPDVTQ